The proteins below come from a single Oncorhynchus keta strain PuntledgeMale-10-30-2019 chromosome 1, Oket_V2, whole genome shotgun sequence genomic window:
- the LOC127931531 gene encoding uncharacterized protein LOC127931531, translating to MPHTPRHTPHTMPHPHTPRHTPHAMPQPPHAMPHPHTPCPTPTRHAILHTPCPTPTRHAILHTPCPTPHTPRHTPHVMPHPQHATVHTPCPTPTRHAILHTSCPTPHTPRHTPHVMPHPPHATPYSTRHAPPPTRHAILHTSCPTPHTPRHTPHVMPHPHTPRHTPHVMPHPHTPCPTPTRHAPHATPYSTRHAPPPHATPYSTRHAHPPHATPYSTRHAPPPHATPYSTRHALPPHAMPSPPHATPYSTRHTSHATPPTRHAPTPYSTPHTTRHATHLTRHGPTPYSTPHATLPPPATHNNKEEEVTSHI from the coding sequence ATGCCCCACACGCCACGTCATACTCCACACACCATGCCCCACCCCCACACGCCACGCCATACTCCACACGCCATGCCCCAACCCCCACACGCCATGCCCCACCCCCACACGCCATGCCCCACCCCCACACGCCACGCCATACTCCACACGCCATGCCCCACCCCCACACGCCACGCCATACTCCACACGCCATGCCCCACCCCCCACACGCCACGCCATACTCCACACGTCATGCCCCACCCCCAACACGCCACAGTCCACACGCCATGCCCCACCCCCACACGCCACGCCATACTCCACACGTCATGCCCCACCCCCCACACGCCACGCCATACTCCACACGTCATGCCCCACCCCCCACACGCCACGCCATACTCCACACGTCATGCCCCACCCCCCACACGCCACGCCATACTCCACACGTCATGCCCCACCCCCCACACGCCACGCCATACTCCACACGTCATGCCCCACCCCCACACGCCACGCCATACTCCACACGTCATGCCCCACCCCCACACGCCATGCCCCACCCCCACACGCCATGCCCCACACGCCACGCCGTACTCCACACGCCATGCCCCACCCCCACACGCCACGCCATACTCCACACGTCATGCCCACCCTCCACACGCCACGCCATACTCCACACGTCATGCCCCACCCCCACACGCCACGCCATACTCCACACGCCATGCCCTCCCCCCACACGCCATGCCCTCCCCCCCACACGCCACGCCATACTCCACACGTCATACCTCACACGCCACGCCCCCCACACGCCACGCACCCACGCCATACTCCACGCCACACACCACGCGTCATGCCACACACCTCACACGCCACGGCCCCACACCATACTCTACGCCACACGCCACGCTGCCTCCCCCTGCTACTCACAACAACAAAGAGGAGGAAGTGACATCTCATATCTGA